In Salminus brasiliensis chromosome 24, fSalBra1.hap2, whole genome shotgun sequence, one genomic interval encodes:
- the LOC140546644 gene encoding histone H2B translates to MPEPAKSAPKKGSKKAVTKTAGKGGKKRRKSRKESYAIYVYKVLKQVHPDTGISSKAMGIMNSFVNDIFERIAGESSRLAHYNKRSTITSREIQTAVRLLLPGELAKHAVSEGTKAVTKYTSSK, encoded by the coding sequence atgcctgagccagctaagtccgcgcccaagaagggatccaagaaagccgtgaccaagacggccgggaaaggcggcaagaagcgcagaaagtccaggaaggagagctatgccatctacgtgtacaaggtgctgaagcaggtccaCCCTGACACTGGAATCTCCTCTAAAGCGATGGGCATCATGAACTCGTTCGTGAACGACATCTTCGAGCGCATCGCCGGTGAGTCTTCTCGTTTGGCTCACTACAACAAACGTTCTACTATCACCTCTAGGGAGATCCAGACTGCTGTGCGTCTGCTCCTTCCCGGTGAGTTGGCTAAGCACGCCGTGTCAGAGGGCACAAAGGCCGTCACCAAGTACACGAGCTCCAAGTAA
- the LOC140546645 gene encoding histone H2B-like translates to MESRYECGSAGDKDASTVEVILRTHGNTKIPKKGSKKAVTKTAGKGGKKRRKSRKESYAIYVYKVLKQVHPDTGISSKAMGIMNSFVNDIFERIAGESSRLAHYNKRSTITSREIQTAVRLLLPGELAKHAVSEGTKAVTKYTSSK, encoded by the exons ATGGAGAGCCGTTACGAGTGTGGAAGCGCCGGTGACAAAGACGCATCGACGGTGGAAGTCATACTGCGCACACACggcaacact AAGATCCCCAAGAAGGGATCCAAGAAAGCTGTGACCAAGACGGCCGGGAAAGGCGGCAAGaagcgcagaaagtccaggaaggagagctatgccatctacgtgtacaaggtgctgaagcaggtccaCCCTGACACTGGAATCTCCTCTAAAGCGATGGGCATCATGAACTCGTTCGTGAACGACATCTTCGAGCGCATCGCCGGTGAGTCTTCTCGTTTGGCTCACTACAACAAACGTTCTACTATCACCTCTAGGGAGATCCAGACTGCTGTGCGTCTGCTCCTTCCCGGTGAGTTGGCTAAGCACGCCGTGTCAGAGGGCACAAAGGCCGTCACCAAGTACACGAGCTCCAAGTAA